The Pseudoxanthomonas suwonensis sequence GCAGGCCGAGGGCGCGCAGCGCGCGGTGCCGGCGGTAGCTCCAGCCCAGGCTGAACAGGCCCAGCAGGGTCACGAACGTCACCAGCGCCGCTTCCAGGCTGCCGTCGAACCACAGCGACAGGCCCAGCGACGGCAGCGCCGCCAGCAGCAGCGGCGTCAGCGCGCAGTGCAGCGCGCACAGCAGCGAGCCGGTCGCGCCGAAGCGGTCGAACAGGGAGTGCGGGCGATGGCGGTGCCGGTTCATCGGGCAGGCATGACGTTTGGGAGGGGTGTCGTCCGGTTTGGATACATTATAACATTCCGACCGGATTGTCACCGTCACCCTACTGGACCCGATGCCCGACATGCGCACCCCATCCCACGCCCCCGTCCGCCGTCCCCTGGCCGCCGCGCTTGCCCTGGCCTGCGCCACCCTGCCGCTGGCCGCCGCCGCGCACGATCCGACCGATCTGCCCTCGGTCGAGGTCACCGCCTCGCCGCTGGCCGGCGACGCCGAATCGCTGGCCCGCCCGGTCGAAGTGCTGCAGGGCGCGGCCCTGGACCGGGCCAAGGCCGCGACCCTGGGCGAAACCGTGGCCAAGCTGCCCGGCGTGCAGACCACCTACTTCGGTCCCGGTGTCGGCCGGCCGATCCTGCGCGGCCTGGATGGCCCGCGCGTGCAGGTGCTGGCGAGCGGCCTGGGCACCATGGACGCCTCGACCGTCAGCGCCGACCACGCCACCAGCGTCGAGCCGTTCCTCGCCGACCAGATCGAAGTGCTCAAGGGCCCGGCCACCCTGCTGTTCGGCAGCGGCGCGATCGGCGGCGCAGTCAACGTGGCCGACGGCCGCATCGCCCGCGAACTGCCCGACGAGCCGCTCAGCGGCCGCGCCGAGGTCCGCGGCAACACGGTCAACGACGAGCGCGTGGGCATGTTCCGCCTGGACGGCGTCAACGGGAACTGGGTGATCCATGTCGACGGCCTGGTCCGCAACACCGGCGACTACGACATCCCGGGGCTGGCCGCGATCGGGCATGACGATCACGATCACGACCATGACGACGACCACGACGACGACGACCAAGTCCGGGGGCGGCTGGAGAACAGCGCGATCCGCACGCGCGCCGGCGCCCTCGGTGCGACCTGGCTGGGCGAAAGCGGCTACTTCGGCCTGTCCGCCAGCACCTACCGCAGCAACTACGGCATTCCCGTGGGTGCGCACGTGCACGGAGACGACCATGATCATGACGATGACGACCATGACCACGACGACGACGGACACGCCGGGGAGCACGGCGCCGTCCGCATCGACCTGGTGCAGAACCGGCTGGAGCTGAAGGCCGGCGTCTACGAGCCGCTGTCGTTCCTGGAGAGCCTGGAACTGCACGGCGCCTACAACGACTACGAACACGTCGAGCTGGAAGGCCGCGAAGTCGGCACCCGCTTCACCAGCGAGGGCTACGACGCGCGGCTGCAGGCGGTGCAGAAGGAGACCGGCGGCTGGCGCGGCGCCTTCGGCCTGCAGCTGGGCCGGGTCGATTTCGCCGCCGAAGGCGAGGAAGCCTTCGTGCCCGCGACGGTGACCGACAGCTGGGGCCTGTTCGTAGTCCAGGAAAGGAACTTCGACCCGATCAAGCTCGAACTGGGCGCGCGCTACGACCGGGTCGAGCTCGATCCGGCCGACGGCCAGCCACGGCGCAGTTTCGATGCGACCAACCTGTCGGCCGCCGCGATCTGGCGCCTGAGCGACGCCTTCGACCTGCGCTTCGGCATCGACGGCTCCGAACGCGCGCCGACCCAGGAAGAGCTGTACGCCGGCGGCCTGCACGTGGCCACCGGCTCGATCGAGATCGGCGACAACGGTCTGGACACCGAGCGCGCGCTGCGCGGCGAGATCGGCCTGCATGCGCACAACGAGCGCATCGACTTCAAGCTCGCGGTCTACCGCAGCGGCTTCAGCGACTTCATCTACCTGGCCGACACCGGCATCGAGGAACACGGCACGCCGGTGCGGCTGTGGACCCAGGCCGACGCGGTGTTCACCGGCGCCGAGGCCGAAGCGGTGCTGCACCTGGCCGACAACGAGCGCGGTGGCTGGGACCTGCGCCTGTTCGGCGACCTGGTGCGCGGCGAACTGGACGGCAGCGGCAGCCGCAGCGTCGACTTCGAGGTGCCGCACGGCGACCACAGCCACGACTACAGCGTCGAGCTGGCCAACGGCGGCTACCTGCCGCGGATCGCGCCGGGGCGCTTCGGCGCCGACCTGTCGTGGTCGCTGGGCGGCTGGCGCGCCTCGCTCGGCGCGGTGCGCTACCTCGAGCAGGACCGAGTGGCGCAGAACGAGGAGCCGAGCCCGGCCTATACCCTGGTCGACGCGCACCTGGCCTACCGCTGGGAGCGCAGCAGTGGAAACGCCTGGGAAGTGTTCCTCGACGGCAGCAACCTCGGCAACGAGGAAGTCCGCCCGCACACCTCGCTGCTGCGCGACTACGCGCCGTTGCCGGGCCGGGCGGTGGCGTTCGGCATCCGCGCCTGGTTCTGAAACGGAACGGCGCCGGGCGCGGCGGATGCCGCGCCCGCGTGCCTGCCCGTCGCCGCTTTCAGCCCGCGCAGCGCGCGCAGAGCCCGTGCACTTCCAGGGTCTGCGCCTGCGGCTGGAAGCCCAGCGCCTTGGCGCGGGCGTCGAGCTGGGCGACGACTTCGCTGTCCTCCAGTTCCACCGCGCTGTGGCAGCGGTCGCAGATCAGGAACGGCACCGAGTGCTGGGCGCTGTTGGGATGGTGGCAGGCGACGAAGGCGTTGACCGACTCGAGCTTGTGCACGAAGCCGTTGGCCATCAGGAAATCGAGCGCGCGGTAGACGGTGGGCGGGGCGTCGGCGCCGGCACCCTTGCCTTCGCGCACCTTCTCCAGCAGTTCGTAGGCCTTGACCGGCTTGCCGGCATCGGCGATCAGGCGCAGCACGTTGGCGCGGATCGGGGTCAGGCGCAGGCCGCGCTCGTTGCACGCATGCTCCACCGCGTGGACGAACGCATCGGCGCCGTCGACGTGGTGGTGCGGATCGGTGCAGGCGTGCTTGGCGGACATCGGGGCTCCCGTCGCGGGATCAGGCCGTCGGAACCTTCATAAGCGCCGCGTCGATCCGTTTCAAGGCCTCGTCGCGGCCGGCCAGGTAGACCGTCCAGGAGATGTCCGGGCTGACCTGGGTGCCGGTGATCGCCACGCGCAGCGGCTGGGCGACCTTGCCCATGCCCAGTTCCAGCGCCGCGGCGGTGTCGTGCAGCGCCTGCGCGACCGCCTCCACCGTCCACGCCGGCAGCGCGGCGAGCAGTTCGCGCGCCCTGGCCAGCGGCGCGTCGGCGCCGGCCTTCAGGTGCTTGGCCACCGCGGCCTCGTCGTAGTTCTCCAGCGGCAGGTACCAGACCACCGCCTTCTCGGCCATCTCCTTCAGCGTCTGCACGCGCTCGCGCAGGGCGACCACCACGTCGACCGGCGCCGGGCCCATGGATGCATCGAGGCCCAGCTTCTCCAGCTGGTACGCCAGCTGCGGCGCGATCGTGGCCGGATCGTCGGTCTTGAGATAGTGCTGGTTGACCCAGCCGAGCTTGGCCATGTCCAGGCGCGCGGCCTTGGAATTGACGTTCCTGACGTCGAACAGGTCGACCAGCTCCTGGCGGCCGAAGATCTCCTGGTCGCCGTGCGACCAGCCCAGCCGCGCCAGGTAGTTGACCAGCGCGTGCGGCAGGTAGCCGGCGTCCTTGTACTGCATCACGTCCGCCGCGCCGGTGCGCTTGGACAGCTTGGCGCCCTGCTCGTCCAGGATCATCGGCATGTGCGCGAACTTCGGCACCGGCGCGCCCAGCGCCTGGTAGATGTTGATCTGGCGCGGGGTGTTGTTGATGTGGTCGTCGCCGCGGATGACCTCGGTGATGCCCATGTCCCAGTCGTCCACGACCACGGCGAAGTTGTAGGTCGGGTAGCCGTCGGGGCGGAAGATCACCATGTCGTCGAGCTCGCCATTGGCGATCTCGATGCGGCCCTTGATCAGGTCGTCGAACGCGACCACGCCGTCGAGCGGGTTCTTGAAGCGGATCACCCGGTTGGGGTCGTCGCGGTACGGCAGGCCCAGCTCTCGCGCGGCGCCGTTGTAGCGCGGCTTCTCCTGCTTCGCCATCGCCGCCTCGCGCATCGCATCGAGTTCTTCCCGGGTCTCGTAGGCGTAGTAGGCCTTGCCCTGCGTGACCAGTTGCTCGGCCACTTCACGGTAGCGGTCGATGCGCTGGGTCTGGTAGACCGGGCCTTCGTCGTAGTCCAGGCCCAGCCAGTCCATCGCCTCCAGGATCGCGTCGATCGCCGCCTGGGTGCTGCGCTCGCGGTCGGTGTCCTCGATGCGCAGGATGAACTCGCCGCCGCGGTGGCGCGCCTCCAGCCAGCAGTACAGCGCGGTGCGGGCGCCGCCGATGTGGAGGTAACCGGTGGGACTGGGGGCGAAGCGGGTGCGGCAGGTCATGGAAGGCGGGGTCGGATAAGGAATCGGGGGATTTTACCTCGTGCGGGGTTGCACCCCAGGACGCCCCTTCCCGTCGTCCCGGCGCACGCCGGGACCCAGCGATGTTCGGCCGCCACTTTGCGGCAAGAACCGATGCGAGAAGCCCAAGGCGCTGGATCCCGGCGTGCGCCGGGACGACGGGTGTGTACGGGCACGAGGGCGGGATCACCGGCCTGGAGGCGCGCCGCTACGCGGCCCCGGCGGCCGCATTGCGGCGCCCGGGCCTACAATCCCGCCATGACCACGCTGTTCGTCTCCGACCTGCACCTGGACCCGGCCCGCCCGGAGGTCACCGCCCTGTTCCTGCGCTTCCTGCGCGAGCAGGCCGCGCACGCCGATGCGCTGTACATCCTCGGCGACCTGTTCGAGGCCTGGGTCGGCGACGACGACCCGTCCGCGGCCGGCGCCGAAGTGTCCGCCGGGCTGCGGGCGGTGGCGGAGAGCGGCGTGCCGGTGCATTTCATGCACGGCAACCGCGACTTCCTGGTCGGGCGCGACTACGCCCGCCGCGCCGGCCTGCGCCTGCTGCCCGACCCGGCGGTGGCATCGCTGTACGGCGAGCCGGTGCTGCTGATGCACGGCGACCTGCTGTGCACCGACGACACCGCCTACCAGGCCTTCCGCTCGCAGACCCGCGATCCGGAGTGGCAGCGGCGCTTCCTCGCCCAGCCGCTGGCGGCGCGCCTGGCCTTCGCCGAGCAGGCGCGCCAGGCCAGCATGGCGCGGCAGCGGGAGATGATCGAAGGTGACCGCGGCACGTTCGAGACGATCACCGACGTGGCGCCGGCGACGGTGGAAGCCACCCTCGCGCGCTTCGGCGTCGCCACGCTGATCCACGGGCATACGCATCGGCCGGCGGTGCACGCACTGCGGGCGGGTGGGCGCGATTGCCGCCGCATCGTCCTGGGCGACTGGTACGAGCAGGGATCGGTGCTGCGGGTGGAACCGGGTGCGTACTGCCTCGAAGGCCTGCCGTTGTAGGAGCTGGCTTCAGCCGGCGACACGCCACGCTAGCGCAGGCGACTTCCTCATCGTTCCGACGCCCGTGTCGCCGGCTGAAGCCAGCTCCTACAGAAGACCGAATGCCCGTGAGCCGCAGCGCTCACACCGCGGACTGTGCCGCCTCGACAGCCTGCAGCGATGCCAACTCGTCCTCGTCGAACCCCGCCAGCAACCGCGCCTCGACATTGAACGGACCATGCAGGTAGCCGCCAGCGTACTCGTGCAGCAGTTCGCGGAAGCGCGCGCGCGGCTCGATCCCGGCGCGCTCGCAGTACCAGCGGTACCAGCGCGAGCCGGCGGCGACGTGGGCCACTTCCTCGCGCAGGATCGTCTCCAGGATCTCCACCGTGCGCGTGTCGCCCAGCGTGCGCAGCCGCGCGATCATGCCCGGGGTGACGTCCAGCCCGCGCGCCTCCAGCACCCGCGGCACCAGCGCCATCCGCGCCAGGCCGTCGTGCGCGGTCTTCTCGGTCATCTCCCACAGGCCGTTGTGCGCGTCGAAGTCGCCGTAGTCGTGGCCCAGTTCGCGCAGGCGCCCGCGCAGCATCAGGAAGTGGCGCGCCTCGTCGTCGGCGACCTGGGCCCAGTCGCGGTAGAAGGCCTCGGGCAGCCCGCGGAAGCGGTACACCGCATCCCAGGCCAGGTCGATCGCGTTGAGCTCGATATGGGCGATGGCGTGCAGGAACGCGGCGCGCCCTTCGTCGCTGCCGAGGCCGCGCCGGGGCAGTTCACGCGGATGCACCAGCCGCGGCCGCGGTGGCCGGCCTGGCATGCGGATCGGCTCGGGCGGCGGCGCGTCGGCGGGGATGCGCAACTCGCCGCGCGCCAGGGCGGCGGCATGGCGGCGGGCCAGCGCAGCCTTGTCCGCCGGATCGGCGGTGTCCAGGCACTGGCGGGCGGCGTCGAACAGCGAGTCCATGGCGGAAGGCGCCCGTGGGAGCGCGGCGCGGCAACGCGCTACGAGGCGCGGCGCTTGCGCTTGGCCTCGTCCGAGCGCAGCTGCTGGATGCGCTCGAAGTAGCCAGACTCGATGCCGGTGACGTACTCGCCGTCGAAACAGGACGAATCGAAGCGATGCAGCTCCGGGTTGCCCTCGCGCACCGCGGCTTCGAGGTCCTCCAGGTCCTGGTAGATCAGCCAGTCGCAGCCGAGCAGCTTCTCGATCTCCTCGATGCTGCGGCCATGGGCGATCAGCTCGTCGGGCGAAGGCATGTCGATGCCGTAGATGTTCGGGTGGCGCACCGGCGGCGCGGCGCTGGCCAGGTAGACCTTGCGTGCGCCGGCATCGCGCGCCATCTGCACGATCTGCTGGCTGGTGGTGCCGCGCACGATCGAGTCGTCGACCAGCAGCACCACCCGGTTGCGGAACTCCAGGTGGATCGGGTTGAGCTTGCGCCGCACCGACTTCACCCGCTCGCCCTGCCCCGGCATGATGAACGTGCGCCCGACGTAGCGGTTCTTGATGAAGCCCTCGCGGTACTTCACCCCGAGCACGTTGGAGATCTCCAGCGCCGCGTCGCGCGAGGTATCCGGGATCGGGATGATGGTGTCGATGTCGTGGTCCGGGCGCAGGCGCAGGATCTTCTCGCCCAGCTTCACGCCCATGCGCATGCGCGCCTTGTGCACCGAGACCTCGTCGATCATCGAGTCCGGGCGGGCGAAGTACACGTACTCGAAGATGCACGGTGCGCGCTCGCCAGGCTCGGCGACGACCTCGGCGAACAG is a genomic window containing:
- a CDS encoding MerC domain-containing protein, which encodes MNRHRHRPHSLFDRFGATGSLLCALHCALTPLLLAALPSLGLSLWFDGSLEAALVTFVTLLGLFSLGWSYRRHRALRALGLLVPGLLALWAGLLYTPLHESVVPHAVVMTFGGTLVGLAHVVNLRLNHGHVHDASCAH
- a CDS encoding TonB-dependent receptor domain-containing protein, yielding MPDMRTPSHAPVRRPLAAALALACATLPLAAAAHDPTDLPSVEVTASPLAGDAESLARPVEVLQGAALDRAKAATLGETVAKLPGVQTTYFGPGVGRPILRGLDGPRVQVLASGLGTMDASTVSADHATSVEPFLADQIEVLKGPATLLFGSGAIGGAVNVADGRIARELPDEPLSGRAEVRGNTVNDERVGMFRLDGVNGNWVIHVDGLVRNTGDYDIPGLAAIGHDDHDHDHDDDHDDDDQVRGRLENSAIRTRAGALGATWLGESGYFGLSASTYRSNYGIPVGAHVHGDDHDHDDDDHDHDDDGHAGEHGAVRIDLVQNRLELKAGVYEPLSFLESLELHGAYNDYEHVELEGREVGTRFTSEGYDARLQAVQKETGGWRGAFGLQLGRVDFAAEGEEAFVPATVTDSWGLFVVQERNFDPIKLELGARYDRVELDPADGQPRRSFDATNLSAAAIWRLSDAFDLRFGIDGSERAPTQEELYAGGLHVATGSIEIGDNGLDTERALRGEIGLHAHNERIDFKLAVYRSGFSDFIYLADTGIEEHGTPVRLWTQADAVFTGAEAEAVLHLADNERGGWDLRLFGDLVRGELDGSGSRSVDFEVPHGDHSHDYSVELANGGYLPRIAPGRFGADLSWSLGGWRASLGAVRYLEQDRVAQNEEPSPAYTLVDAHLAYRWERSSGNAWEVFLDGSNLGNEEVRPHTSLLRDYAPLPGRAVAFGIRAWF
- a CDS encoding Fur family transcriptional regulator yields the protein MSAKHACTDPHHHVDGADAFVHAVEHACNERGLRLTPIRANVLRLIADAGKPVKAYELLEKVREGKGAGADAPPTVYRALDFLMANGFVHKLESVNAFVACHHPNSAQHSVPFLICDRCHSAVELEDSEVVAQLDARAKALGFQPQAQTLEVHGLCARCAG
- the gltX gene encoding glutamate--tRNA ligase yields the protein MTCRTRFAPSPTGYLHIGGARTALYCWLEARHRGGEFILRIEDTDRERSTQAAIDAILEAMDWLGLDYDEGPVYQTQRIDRYREVAEQLVTQGKAYYAYETREELDAMREAAMAKQEKPRYNGAARELGLPYRDDPNRVIRFKNPLDGVVAFDDLIKGRIEIANGELDDMVIFRPDGYPTYNFAVVVDDWDMGITEVIRGDDHINNTPRQINIYQALGAPVPKFAHMPMILDEQGAKLSKRTGAADVMQYKDAGYLPHALVNYLARLGWSHGDQEIFGRQELVDLFDVRNVNSKAARLDMAKLGWVNQHYLKTDDPATIAPQLAYQLEKLGLDASMGPAPVDVVVALRERVQTLKEMAEKAVVWYLPLENYDEAAVAKHLKAGADAPLARARELLAALPAWTVEAVAQALHDTAAALELGMGKVAQPLRVAITGTQVSPDISWTVYLAGRDEALKRIDAALMKVPTA
- the lpxH gene encoding UDP-2,3-diacylglucosamine diphosphatase translates to MTTLFVSDLHLDPARPEVTALFLRFLREQAAHADALYILGDLFEAWVGDDDPSAAGAEVSAGLRAVAESGVPVHFMHGNRDFLVGRDYARRAGLRLLPDPAVASLYGEPVLLMHGDLLCTDDTAYQAFRSQTRDPEWQRRFLAQPLAARLAFAEQARQASMARQREMIEGDRGTFETITDVAPATVEATLARFGVATLIHGHTHRPAVHALRAGGRDCRRIVLGDWYEQGSVLRVEPGAYCLEGLPL
- a CDS encoding ferritin-like domain-containing protein — its product is MDSLFDAARQCLDTADPADKAALARRHAAALARGELRIPADAPPPEPIRMPGRPPRPRLVHPRELPRRGLGSDEGRAAFLHAIAHIELNAIDLAWDAVYRFRGLPEAFYRDWAQVADDEARHFLMLRGRLRELGHDYGDFDAHNGLWEMTEKTAHDGLARMALVPRVLEARGLDVTPGMIARLRTLGDTRTVEILETILREEVAHVAAGSRWYRWYCERAGIEPRARFRELLHEYAGGYLHGPFNVEARLLAGFDEDELASLQAVEAAQSAV
- the purF gene encoding amidophosphoribosyltransferase is translated as MCGIVGIVGNQNVAGQLYDGLTVLQHRGQDAAGIATADGTRLRVHKDNGLVRDVFNPKAMSVLEGRVGIAHCRYPTAGSEGMDEAQPFYVNSPYGIALAHNGNLINTDALRQQVFAQDRRNINTDSDSEVLLNVFAHELDTQRTLSPETAIRAVAGVHRRVKGGYAVVSVVLGLGLVAFRDPHGIRPLVLGRREHNEGAEYVVASESAVLDILGFQRVRDVLPGEAIVITPRGELFAEVVAEPGERAPCIFEYVYFARPDSMIDEVSVHKARMRMGVKLGEKILRLRPDHDIDTIIPIPDTSRDAALEISNVLGVKYREGFIKNRYVGRTFIMPGQGERVKSVRRKLNPIHLEFRNRVVLLVDDSIVRGTTSQQIVQMARDAGARKVYLASAAPPVRHPNIYGIDMPSPDELIAHGRSIEEIEKLLGCDWLIYQDLEDLEAAVREGNPELHRFDSSCFDGEYVTGIESGYFERIQQLRSDEAKRKRRAS